One segment of Clarias gariepinus isolate MV-2021 ecotype Netherlands chromosome 6, CGAR_prim_01v2, whole genome shotgun sequence DNA contains the following:
- the gadd45ab gene encoding growth arrest and DNA-damage-inducible, alpha, b, whose product MCNMTYEEFCGDNATERMESVVKALEEVLTAALPQGCITVGVYEAAKSLNIDPDNVVLCLLATDEEDVQDVALQIHFTLIQAFCCENDINILRVSNMRWLAEILDGVKPMGGEPVDLHCVLVTKPQSSACKDPALSKLNRFCRDSRCLDQWVPVINLPER is encoded by the exons atgtgCAATATGACCTACGAGGAATTTTGCGGGGATAACGCTACGGAAAG AATGGAGTCTGTGGTGAAGGCACTGGAGGAGGTGCTGACTGCTGCTTTACCTCAGGGCTGCATCACAGTCGGAGTTTACGAGGCTGCAAAATCTCTCAACAT AGATCCAGACAACGTGGTCTTGTGTCTTCTGGCTACGGACGAGGAGGACGTCCAGGACGTCGCCCTTCAGATCCACTTCACACTCATCCAGGCCTTCTGCTGCGAAAACGACATCAACATTCTGCGTGTGAGCAACATGAGGTGGCTGGCGGAGATCCTGGACGGTGTTAAGCCCATGGGAGGAGAGCCGGTGGACCTGCACTGCGTCTTAGTCACC AAACCACAGTCGTCTGCATGCAAAGACCCAGCCTTGAGTAAACTAAATCGTTTCTGCAGAGACAGTCGCTGTTTGGACCAGTGGGTGCCCGTCATCAACCTGCCTGAACGATGA